A window of Parasynechococcus marenigrum WH 8102 contains these coding sequences:
- a CDS encoding MSMEG_0567/Sll0786 family nitrogen starvation N-acetyltransferase translates to MVFCLDPSSRGIGRSISSAPSLFTPSVRAGIGIDADDFRLSPTASSDRFSFHLLRPDSPLIAGYWSLRRSIFCEEQHVFEQSDRDELDRIACPIAALHHDCQPDEDKQGPESQVVGVVRIVETEPRLWYGGRLGVHSDFRRHNQIGKGLIWKAVTTANGWGCDRFMAMVQIQNVRFFRRLHWASIEELEIRGIRHHLMQADLNYYAPSRERRPSCSLLPSLAA, encoded by the coding sequence ATGGTGTTCTGTCTCGATCCCAGCAGCCGTGGCATCGGCCGCAGCATCAGCTCCGCCCCCAGCCTGTTCACCCCTTCGGTGCGGGCTGGCATCGGCATCGACGCCGATGATTTCCGCCTGTCGCCCACCGCCAGTTCGGATCGGTTCAGCTTTCACCTGCTGCGTCCCGATTCGCCCCTGATCGCGGGTTACTGGTCGTTGCGGCGCAGCATCTTCTGCGAAGAGCAGCACGTGTTCGAACAGTCCGATCGGGATGAACTCGACCGCATCGCCTGTCCGATCGCGGCCCTGCATCACGACTGTCAACCCGACGAAGATAAGCAGGGCCCGGAATCCCAGGTGGTGGGTGTGGTGCGGATCGTGGAGACCGAACCACGGCTCTGGTATGGCGGACGGCTCGGGGTGCACAGCGACTTTCGCCGTCACAACCAGATCGGCAAGGGGTTGATCTGGAAGGCGGTCACCACCGCCAACGGCTGGGGCTGTGATCGTTTCATGGCCATGGTGCAGATTCAGAACGTGCGTTTCTTTCGCCGTCTGCACTGGGCCTCGATTGAGGAACTCGAGATCCGTGGCATCCGGCATCACCTGATGCAGGCCGATCTCAATTACTACGCGCCGTCGCGGGAGCGGCGGCCGTCATGTTCGCTCCTGCCATCCCTTGCCGCATGA
- a CDS encoding MSMEG_0568 family radical SAM protein — MSELGRLVTELQVKGVRAEPLEGNRGRRGGAGPSDHRALNVDGTTVMVPVYNDVSGSSAYSLAARGDGLTLTGPQQDALPVVTTTDEPAFYGLSTAEGIPYRSIALLHSRDVLATTLLQTCIRFRDRSQSCQFCAIEQSLEDGATVIRKTPEQVAEVAEAAVRLDGVKQLVMTTGTPNSDDRGARLMAETAAAVKRRVDLPIQGQCEPPDDPIWYERMKAAGIDSLGMHLEVVELEVRRRILPGKSELSLERYYAAFADAVAVFGRGEVSTYLLAGLGDSREALLDCSRRLIELGVYPFVVPFVPISGTPLEHHPAPDTAFMVDVYKGVAELLHQGDLRSEAMSAGCAKCGACSALSLFEQAA, encoded by the coding sequence ATGTCTGAGCTCGGACGCCTGGTGACCGAACTGCAGGTGAAGGGGGTTCGGGCCGAACCACTGGAGGGAAACCGGGGCCGGCGCGGCGGGGCTGGCCCCTCTGACCACAGGGCCCTGAATGTGGATGGCACCACGGTGATGGTGCCCGTTTACAACGACGTCTCCGGCTCATCGGCGTACAGCCTGGCGGCACGTGGTGACGGCTTGACCCTGACCGGTCCTCAGCAGGACGCCCTGCCTGTGGTGACCACCACAGATGAACCGGCCTTCTATGGCCTGAGCACGGCGGAGGGGATCCCCTACCGCTCCATCGCCTTGCTGCACAGCCGAGATGTGCTGGCCACCACGCTGTTGCAGACCTGTATCCGCTTCCGAGATCGCTCCCAGTCCTGCCAGTTCTGCGCCATCGAGCAGTCCCTTGAGGACGGCGCCACGGTGATCCGCAAGACCCCGGAGCAGGTGGCCGAGGTTGCGGAAGCTGCGGTGCGCCTGGATGGTGTGAAGCAGCTGGTGATGACCACCGGCACCCCCAACAGCGATGACCGCGGCGCCCGGCTGATGGCCGAGACGGCCGCGGCGGTGAAGCGTCGGGTCGATCTGCCGATCCAGGGGCAGTGCGAACCCCCCGATGATCCGATCTGGTACGAGCGGATGAAGGCTGCGGGAATCGACAGCCTCGGCATGCACCTCGAGGTGGTGGAGCTGGAGGTGCGGCGTCGCATCCTTCCGGGCAAATCGGAGCTCAGCCTCGAGCGTTACTACGCGGCCTTCGCCGATGCTGTCGCCGTGTTCGGGCGAGGAGAGGTGTCCACCTATCTGCTGGCCGGCCTGGGCGACAGCCGGGAGGCACTGCTCGATTGCAGCCGCCGCCTGATCGAACTGGGGGTCTACCCGTTTGTGGTTCCGTTTGTGCCGATCTCCGGCACACCCTTGGAGCACCATCCGGCACCGGACACAGCCTTCATGGTCGACGTCTACAAGGGGGTTGCCGAGCTGCTGCACCAAGGAGATCTGCGCTCCGAGGCGATGTCGGCCGGTTGCGCCAAATGTGGAGCCTGTTCGGCGCTGTCGCTGTTCGAGCAGGCGGCCTGA
- a CDS encoding MSMEG_0569 family flavin-dependent oxidoreductase, producing the protein MLHSAHDVARFKSDHAVVVIGAGQAGLSVAYQLQQRGIRPVVLEKHRIGYAWDQQRWDSFCLVTPNWQCRLPDFPYDGNQPEGFMPKAEIVAYLQRFARHVGGDVREGVAVQRLTPKGSGYRLITSEGEMEAEHVVVATGGYHAPRRHPLAERLPASVLQLDARAYRNPAALPEGPVLVVGSGQSGSQIAEDLHLSGRTVHLSVGSAPRSPRVYRGRDVVDWLDRMGYYAMPISDHADPRSVRAKTNHYLTGRDGGREIDLRHRATEGMRLHGRLATIATDHIGFADDLAGNLDQADAVYCRIRSSIDSWIQQQGIEAPLEPPYSPCWQPSAMADPGIDLSRDPLAAVIWCTGYRSDFSWIDAPVFDGAGLPAHERGVTQSAGLYFLGLPWLHTWGSGRFCGVSDDADYLARLISLRLQRRDASQERLECTAILGS; encoded by the coding sequence ATGCTGCACAGCGCGCATGATGTCGCCCGATTCAAGTCCGATCATGCGGTTGTGGTGATCGGAGCCGGTCAGGCCGGACTTTCGGTGGCCTATCAGTTGCAGCAAAGGGGCATCCGTCCTGTGGTGCTGGAAAAGCACCGCATCGGATACGCCTGGGATCAGCAACGCTGGGATTCTTTCTGCCTGGTCACCCCCAACTGGCAATGCCGCTTGCCGGACTTCCCCTACGACGGCAACCAGCCCGAGGGGTTCATGCCCAAGGCAGAGATCGTGGCGTACCTGCAACGCTTCGCGCGGCACGTGGGTGGAGATGTGCGCGAGGGGGTCGCCGTTCAACGGCTGACCCCGAAAGGCAGTGGTTATCGGCTGATCACCAGCGAAGGCGAGATGGAGGCTGAACATGTGGTGGTGGCCACCGGCGGGTATCACGCCCCCCGGCGCCATCCCCTGGCCGAACGGCTGCCGGCCTCCGTGCTCCAACTCGATGCCCGTGCTTACCGCAACCCGGCGGCGCTACCGGAAGGCCCCGTATTGGTGGTGGGCAGCGGCCAGTCCGGCAGCCAGATCGCGGAGGACCTGCACCTGTCCGGCCGCACCGTGCACCTCAGTGTGGGCAGCGCCCCTCGATCCCCACGGGTGTACCGCGGCCGGGATGTGGTCGATTGGCTGGACCGGATGGGCTACTACGCCATGCCGATCAGCGACCATGCCGACCCCCGCAGCGTCCGCGCCAAAACCAACCACTACCTCACCGGTCGCGATGGTGGCCGTGAAATCGATCTGCGCCATCGCGCCACCGAGGGCATGCGTCTGCATGGCCGTCTCGCAACCATCGCCACTGACCACATCGGCTTTGCCGATGATCTCGCCGGCAACCTCGATCAGGCCGATGCGGTTTATTGCCGCATCCGCAGCAGCATCGACAGCTGGATCCAGCAGCAGGGCATCGAGGCCCCCCTCGAGCCCCCCTATTCCCCCTGCTGGCAACCATCAGCGATGGCCGACCCCGGCATCGATCTCAGCCGGGATCCACTCGCTGCGGTGATCTGGTGCACCGGGTACCGCAGCGACTTCAGCTGGATCGATGCTCCGGTGTTCGATGGTGCCGGCCTGCCGGCCCATGAGCGTGGGGTCACCCAGAGCGCGGGGCTCTACTTCCTTGGTCTGCCCTGGCTGCACACCTGGGGATCCGGTCGCTTCTGCGGCGTCAGCGACGATGCCGACTACCTCGCGAGGCTGATCAGTCTGCGGCTGCAACGCCGCGATGCCAGCCAGGAGCGGCTGGAGTGCACCGCGATCCTGGGCTCCTGA
- a CDS encoding MSMEG_0572/Sll0783 family nitrogen starvation response protein: MPVVDRPANQPGDYLVDYEEKVFPDVKAEPGEKALVTFHTVAFEGSIGLVNLLQASRLITKGFETSVLLYGPGVTLGVMRGFPKLGDAAFDGHLNFNARLQKFMDQGGKVYACRFALQALYGHSEKALMPGITPVNPLDVLDIVLMHRKEGAFILDTWTL; this comes from the coding sequence ATGCCTGTCGTCGACCGTCCCGCTAACCAGCCGGGGGATTATCTTGTTGACTACGAGGAAAAAGTCTTTCCCGATGTGAAGGCTGAGCCGGGTGAAAAGGCCTTGGTCACGTTTCACACCGTTGCTTTCGAAGGTTCTATTGGCCTGGTCAATCTTCTGCAGGCCAGCCGTCTGATCACCAAAGGGTTTGAAACCTCTGTTCTGCTCTATGGCCCTGGCGTCACCCTCGGTGTGATGCGTGGATTCCCCAAGCTCGGTGATGCCGCCTTTGATGGTCACCTGAACTTCAACGCACGGCTGCAGAAGTTCATGGATCAGGGGGGAAAGGTGTACGCCTGTCGCTTCGCTCTGCAGGCGCTTTACGGACACAGCGAGAAGGCGCTCATGCCGGGCATCACCCCGGTGAATCCCCTTGATGTGCTCGACATCGTGCTGATGCATCGCAAGGAAGGGGCCTTCATCCTCGACACCTGGACGCTCTGA
- a CDS encoding Nit6803 family nitrilase: MVTTVKVAAAQIRPVLFSLDGSLQKVLDAMAEAAAEGVELIVFPETFLPYYPYFSFVEPPVRMGRSHLALYDQAVVVPGPVTDAVAAAARQHGMQVLLGVNERDGGTLYNTQLLFNSCGEIALKRRKITPTYHERMVWGQGDGSGLSVVSTPLGRVGALACWEHYNPLARYALMVQGEEIHCAQFPGSLVGPIFSEQTAVTMRHHALEAGCFVICSTGWLDPEDYAAITPDASLHKAFQGGCHTAVISPEGRYLAGPLPDGEGLAIAELDLALITKRKRMMDSVGHYSRPELLSLRINRNTAVAMQEMASDPVPSETSMAETSMAAGMSHVIEEINHV; this comes from the coding sequence ATGGTGACCACTGTCAAAGTTGCCGCTGCCCAGATCCGTCCCGTCCTGTTCAGCCTGGATGGATCTCTTCAGAAGGTGCTCGACGCGATGGCCGAAGCGGCGGCCGAAGGCGTTGAGCTGATCGTCTTTCCGGAGACGTTCCTGCCCTATTACCCCTACTTCTCATTTGTTGAGCCCCCGGTTCGCATGGGGCGCTCCCACCTGGCGCTCTATGACCAGGCTGTGGTGGTGCCCGGACCGGTCACGGATGCGGTGGCAGCGGCCGCACGGCAGCACGGCATGCAGGTGTTGCTGGGGGTGAACGAACGGGACGGTGGCACGCTCTACAACACCCAGTTGCTGTTCAACAGTTGCGGCGAGATCGCTCTCAAGCGCCGCAAGATCACTCCCACTTATCACGAGCGGATGGTGTGGGGGCAGGGGGACGGTTCCGGCCTGTCGGTGGTGTCCACCCCGCTTGGTCGGGTCGGGGCGTTGGCCTGCTGGGAGCACTACAACCCGCTGGCGCGCTACGCGTTGATGGTCCAGGGCGAGGAGATCCACTGCGCCCAGTTCCCCGGGTCGCTGGTCGGGCCGATCTTCAGCGAGCAGACCGCCGTTACCATGCGGCATCACGCCCTGGAGGCTGGCTGTTTCGTGATCTGCTCCACCGGATGGCTGGATCCGGAGGACTATGCGGCGATCACGCCAGATGCTTCGTTGCACAAGGCGTTTCAAGGGGGCTGTCACACCGCTGTGATCAGTCCTGAAGGCCGCTACCTGGCGGGTCCCTTGCCGGACGGTGAAGGCCTGGCCATCGCCGAACTCGATCTGGCCTTGATCACCAAGCGCAAGCGAATGATGGACAGCGTCGGCCATTACAGCCGTCCGGAACTGTTGTCGCTGCGGATCAATCGCAACACGGCCGTAGCGATGCAGGAGATGGCGAGCGATCCGGTTCCATCCGAAACGTCGATGGCCGAAACGTCAATGGCCGCCGGGATGTCCCATGTGATCGAGGAGATCAACCATGTCTGA
- a CDS encoding sugar phosphate isomerase/epimerase, whose translation MVHSCLERIDATDVRQLLGKRRQALILEITTGGGYTPDLAHGPEQHLEQLEALLSRALAMEPLKINLIIGSDSWSEDVQHRFFKAVLDRIDTVPCAVMLETHRSRSLANPWQMPVWLERHPRMRLTADLSHWCCVAERLMTPDLLPVQAMAGRVDHIHARVGHAQGPSVSHPFAPEWTEALEAHRSCWQFFLESFDQEKAPATITPEFGPDGYMPLQPFSAEPVADVASLNTQMASWLRTALHNSMR comes from the coding sequence GTGGTTCATTCGTGTCTGGAGCGGATTGATGCAACGGATGTTCGGCAGCTCCTCGGCAAGAGAAGGCAAGCGCTGATCCTCGAGATCACGACTGGGGGCGGCTACACCCCAGATCTGGCCCATGGTCCCGAACAGCATCTCGAACAACTTGAGGCGTTGCTGAGTCGTGCGCTGGCCATGGAACCGCTCAAGATCAATCTGATCATTGGCAGTGACAGCTGGTCTGAGGACGTCCAGCATCGTTTTTTCAAGGCTGTTCTCGACCGCATCGACACCGTGCCATGCGCCGTGATGCTGGAGACCCATCGCAGCCGGAGCCTGGCTAACCCCTGGCAGATGCCGGTGTGGCTGGAGCGACATCCACGGATGCGGCTCACGGCAGACCTGAGCCATTGGTGTTGTGTTGCCGAGCGGTTGATGACGCCTGATCTCCTACCGGTGCAGGCCATGGCAGGGCGGGTCGACCACATCCATGCACGGGTCGGTCATGCCCAGGGCCCCTCAGTCAGCCATCCCTTTGCGCCGGAGTGGACCGAAGCATTGGAGGCTCATCGCTCTTGTTGGCAATTCTTTCTGGAATCGTTTGATCAGGAGAAGGCGCCGGCCACGATCACGCCTGAATTCGGCCCTGATGGCTACATGCCACTGCAGCCCTTCAGTGCTGAACCGGTGGCTGATGTCGCCAGTCTCAACACACAGATGGCCTCCTGGCTCCGCACCGCCCTGCACAACTCCATGCGTTGA
- a CDS encoding MSMEG_0570 family nitrogen starvation response protein, producing MPEVRFQLEWPDGQSSTLYSPSTVILEYLKPGDSFRVSELESLGVRALRAASERVRARYGFACTRTDEEESQLRQWIARYKPDQNVRVISQLP from the coding sequence ATGCCTGAGGTTCGCTTTCAGTTGGAATGGCCGGATGGCCAATCCAGCACGTTGTATTCACCATCAACTGTGATTCTTGAGTATCTGAAACCAGGCGATTCATTTCGGGTGTCGGAACTGGAATCGTTGGGTGTCAGGGCACTGCGGGCTGCTTCCGAACGGGTTCGTGCCCGCTATGGATTTGCCTGCACCCGCACGGACGAAGAGGAATCCCAGCTGCGCCAGTGGATTGCCCGCTACAAGCCCGATCAGAACGTGCGGGTGATCAGTCAGTTGCCCTGA
- a CDS encoding sll0787 family AIR synthase-like protein, which yields MSFTELMDGLRLHSGLLAKRDIQPAAGMFCHQPFPQLGAAGMLGDDAALLPRQNGQLLLACEGMQPGLVEEDPWFAGWSGVLVNLSDIAAMGGRPLALVNSVWSGGADALQPLLEGMRFACESFGVPMVGGHSNQQSPYTALSVAVLGVAEGPVLSARAAAPGDELWMLVNKNGAFYRHYPFWDAATHATPARLRSHLSLLPALAAEGLVRAAKDISMGGLTGTSVMFAEACGLELSIDLDAVDRPDGVEEQAWLSCFPSFGYLLAVDPSRTSTLVRMLQGDPDLICCRIGRFSTGECRVLLQISGASHCLWEVASGLTGFGCGG from the coding sequence ATGAGCTTTACCGAGCTGATGGATGGGCTGCGGCTGCACAGCGGTCTGCTGGCCAAACGCGACATTCAGCCAGCGGCCGGGATGTTTTGCCACCAGCCGTTCCCGCAGCTTGGTGCAGCGGGGATGCTGGGGGATGATGCCGCTCTGCTTCCTCGCCAGAACGGCCAGCTATTGCTGGCCTGTGAGGGCATGCAACCTGGGCTGGTGGAGGAGGACCCGTGGTTTGCCGGCTGGAGCGGTGTGCTGGTGAATCTGAGCGACATCGCGGCGATGGGCGGTCGACCGCTGGCGTTGGTTAACAGTGTCTGGAGTGGTGGTGCAGATGCGTTGCAGCCTCTGCTGGAGGGGATGCGATTCGCCTGTGAGAGCTTCGGGGTGCCGATGGTGGGGGGGCATTCCAATCAACAGAGTCCCTACACAGCGTTGTCGGTTGCCGTTCTTGGGGTGGCAGAGGGGCCGGTGCTCTCCGCCCGGGCGGCAGCACCCGGCGACGAACTGTGGATGCTCGTGAACAAAAACGGAGCCTTTTACCGCCATTACCCCTTCTGGGATGCGGCCACCCATGCCACCCCAGCTCGACTGCGCTCCCATCTGAGCCTGCTGCCGGCACTGGCGGCTGAGGGCCTGGTGCGCGCTGCCAAGGACATCAGCATGGGTGGACTGACGGGAACGTCGGTGATGTTTGCCGAAGCCTGTGGCCTGGAGCTCAGCATCGATCTGGATGCGGTGGACCGCCCTGATGGGGTGGAGGAACAGGCCTGGCTCAGCTGTTTCCCGAGCTTCGGCTACTTGCTGGCCGTGGATCCGTCCCGGACGTCAACCCTGGTGAGGATGCTGCAGGGCGATCCGGACCTGATCTGCTGTCGGATCGGTCGCTTCAGCACCGGTGAATGCCGGGTGCTGCTGCAGATCTCCGGGGCGTCGCATTGCCTCTGGGAGGTGGCGAGCGGACTCACCGGATTCGGCTGTGGCGGATGA